Proteins from one Mycobacterium sp. SMC-2 genomic window:
- a CDS encoding acyl-CoA dehydrogenase family protein — MSAQKPPAFDRYDPLGLDASLSSDELAVRDTVRQFCAEHVLPYVAEWFEIGDLPVRELAKGFGQLGLLGMHLEGYGCGGASAVHYGLACVELEAADSGLRSMVSVQGSLAMFAIWSFGSEEQKQEWLPGMATGELLGCFGLTEPDVGSDPAAMKTRARRDGSDWVLNGRKLWITNGSVAHVAVVWAATDEGIRGFLVPTRTPGFTANTIHHKLSLRASITSELVLDDVRLPADAMLPEANGLRGPLSCLSEARYGIIWGSMGAARSAWQAALDYATQRTQFGRPIAGFQLTQAKLVDMAVELHKGQLLSLHLGRLKDGVGLRPEQVSFGKLNNTREAIKICRTARTILGGNGISLEYPVIRHMVNLESVLTYEGTPEMHQLVLGQAFTGSDAFR; from the coding sequence ATGAGCGCGCAGAAACCTCCCGCCTTCGACCGGTATGACCCCCTGGGCCTGGACGCCTCACTGTCCAGCGACGAGCTCGCGGTCCGCGACACCGTCCGCCAGTTCTGCGCCGAGCATGTCCTTCCCTACGTCGCGGAGTGGTTCGAGATCGGCGACCTGCCGGTGCGCGAACTCGCCAAAGGCTTCGGCCAGCTCGGCCTGCTGGGCATGCACCTGGAGGGCTACGGGTGCGGCGGGGCGTCCGCCGTGCACTACGGCCTGGCCTGCGTGGAGCTGGAGGCCGCCGACTCCGGCCTGCGGTCGATGGTCTCGGTGCAGGGGTCGCTGGCCATGTTCGCGATCTGGAGCTTCGGGTCCGAGGAGCAGAAGCAGGAGTGGCTGCCCGGCATGGCCACCGGCGAACTGCTGGGCTGTTTCGGGCTGACCGAACCCGACGTGGGGTCCGATCCCGCCGCGATGAAGACCCGCGCCCGGCGCGACGGTTCGGATTGGGTGCTGAACGGCCGCAAGCTGTGGATCACCAACGGCTCGGTCGCCCACGTCGCGGTCGTGTGGGCCGCCACCGACGAGGGGATTCGGGGCTTCCTAGTGCCCACCAGGACACCGGGATTCACCGCCAACACCATTCACCACAAGCTGTCGCTGCGGGCCTCGATCACCAGCGAGCTGGTGCTCGACGACGTGCGGCTGCCCGCCGACGCGATGCTGCCCGAGGCCAACGGCCTGCGGGGGCCGCTGTCCTGCCTGTCCGAGGCGCGCTACGGCATCATCTGGGGCTCGATGGGTGCGGCGCGGTCGGCCTGGCAGGCCGCGCTCGACTACGCCACGCAGCGCACCCAGTTCGGGCGCCCGATCGCCGGATTCCAGTTGACCCAGGCGAAACTCGTCGACATGGCGGTCGAGCTGCACAAGGGCCAGCTGCTGTCGCTGCACCTGGGCCGCCTCAAGGACGGCGTCGGGCTGCGTCCCGAGCAGGTCAGCTTCGGCAAGCTGAACAACACCCGGGAGGCCATCAAGATCTGCCGGACCGCTCGAACCATCCTGGGCGGCAACGGGATATCGCTGGAGTACCCCGTCATCCGGCACATGGTCAACCTGGAGTCGGTGCTCACCTACGAGGGCACGCCCGAGATGCACCAGCTTGTCCTCGGGCAGGCGTTCACCGGCAGCGACGCCTTCCGCTGA
- a CDS encoding SDR family NAD(P)-dependent oxidoreductase codes for MNAHSRGRLAVVTGAGSGIGRAIALGFAAQSDRVIAADLDEAAAAATAKEHPQLITALPVDVADPARVGALRDATHAEAGVPDIVVNAAGWDRTDQFLNATPEFAAKVVAINYLGPVHVCAAFLPGLIETHGGGRVVNVASDAGRVGSAGESIYAGAKGGVIALTKSLAREMARHQITVNCVCPGPTDTPLFHAQPEKLKEALVKAIPFRRLARPEEVAAPVLFFASPAASFITGQVISVSGGLTMAG; via the coding sequence ATGAACGCACATTCAAGGGGCCGCCTCGCGGTGGTGACCGGCGCCGGGTCGGGCATCGGCAGGGCGATAGCGCTGGGCTTCGCCGCGCAAAGCGACCGGGTAATCGCCGCCGACCTGGACGAGGCCGCGGCGGCGGCGACCGCCAAGGAACACCCCCAGCTGATCACCGCCCTGCCGGTGGACGTCGCCGACCCGGCCCGGGTCGGCGCCCTGCGGGACGCGACGCACGCCGAAGCCGGCGTGCCCGACATCGTCGTCAACGCCGCCGGCTGGGATCGCACCGACCAATTCCTCAACGCCACACCGGAATTCGCGGCCAAGGTGGTGGCGATCAACTACCTGGGGCCGGTGCACGTCTGCGCCGCGTTCCTGCCGGGATTGATCGAGACGCACGGCGGCGGGCGCGTGGTCAACGTGGCCAGTGACGCGGGCCGCGTCGGCAGCGCCGGGGAATCCATCTACGCCGGCGCCAAGGGCGGGGTGATCGCGCTGACCAAGTCGCTGGCCCGGGAGATGGCCCGCCACCAGATCACGGTCAACTGCGTGTGCCCCGGCCCGACCGACACGCCGCTGTTCCACGCCCAACCCGAGAAGTTGAAAGAGGCGCTGGTCAAGGCCATCCCGTTCCGCCGCCTGGCCCGGCCCGAGGAGGTCGCCGCGCCCGTGCTGTTCTTCGCCTCGCCGGCCGCGTCGTTCATCACCGGGCAGGTGATCAGCGTCAGCGGCGGCCTGACGATGGCAGGCTGA
- a CDS encoding DUF3054 domain-containing protein, giving the protein MRRVVWLGLDVIGVLVFCAAGRRSHDEGLNIAGVAATAWPFLTGTVVGWLASRAWRRPTAVVPTGVVVWLCTVVVGMVLRKASSAGVAASFVVVAASVTALLLLGWRAAAGLMLRRRSGV; this is encoded by the coding sequence ATGCGGCGGGTGGTGTGGCTGGGCCTGGACGTCATCGGAGTGCTGGTGTTTTGCGCCGCCGGGCGGCGCAGCCACGACGAGGGACTCAACATCGCCGGCGTCGCCGCGACGGCGTGGCCGTTCCTCACCGGAACCGTCGTGGGGTGGCTGGCATCCCGCGCCTGGCGGCGTCCCACCGCGGTGGTGCCGACCGGGGTGGTCGTCTGGCTGTGCACCGTGGTCGTCGGCATGGTGTTGCGCAAGGCCAGTTCCGCCGGCGTGGCGGCCAGTTTCGTGGTGGTGGCGGCGTCGGTCACCGCGTTGTTGTTGCTCGGCTGGCGAGCGGCCGCCGGGCTGATGCTTCGGCGCCGGTCCGGCGTGTAG
- a CDS encoding class I SAM-dependent methyltransferase: MAATVGVPVTAALGAVARAVATNKGQLNDPFADPLVRAAGVNHFVRVLDDDRFAAEDTAGPRFLDICAAYTRFVDEFVADAGRAGLRQVVILVSGLDARPYRLWWPRGTTVYEIDRPEVLDFKAGVLGGLGAELAASRRAVGVGLHQDWPAALRRVGFDATVPTVWVAEQLLIGYLTPGVQDRLLHGITALSAAGSRLAADHMPTWTPLQLEAERSFVEGWRQHGLDVDLASLTHAGQYHYVPEYLAAHGWQTVRRNVTDLLAAMGLPGRRRRPSGSEFVPEYLTATRV; this comes from the coding sequence ATGGCGGCGACCGTGGGCGTGCCGGTGACCGCGGCATTGGGCGCCGTCGCGCGGGCCGTCGCCACCAACAAGGGGCAGCTGAACGACCCGTTCGCCGACCCGTTGGTGCGCGCGGCGGGGGTCAACCACTTCGTCCGTGTGCTCGACGACGATCGGTTCGCCGCCGAGGACACCGCCGGCCCGCGGTTCCTGGACATCTGCGCGGCGTACACCCGGTTCGTCGACGAGTTCGTCGCCGATGCCGGAAGGGCGGGTCTTCGCCAAGTGGTGATCCTGGTATCGGGTCTGGACGCCCGGCCGTACCGGCTGTGGTGGCCGCGGGGGACAACCGTTTACGAGATCGACCGGCCCGAGGTGCTCGACTTCAAAGCCGGGGTGCTGGGGGGCCTGGGTGCCGAACTCGCCGCGAGCCGGCGGGCGGTCGGTGTGGGCCTGCATCAGGATTGGCCGGCCGCGCTGCGGCGGGTCGGGTTCGACGCGACCGTGCCCACGGTGTGGGTCGCAGAGCAGTTGCTGATCGGGTACCTGACGCCCGGCGTTCAGGACCGCTTGCTGCACGGGATCACCGCGCTGAGCGCCGCGGGCAGCCGGTTGGCCGCCGACCACATGCCGACCTGGACCCCGTTGCAGCTGGAGGCGGAGCGGTCGTTTGTCGAAGGCTGGCGCCAACACGGCCTGGATGTCGACCTGGCCAGCCTGACCCATGCGGGCCAATACCATTACGTCCCGGAGTATTTGGCGGCCCACGGCTGGCAGACGGTGCGGCGCAACGTCACCGACCTGCTTGCCGCCATGGGGCTGCCAGGCAGGCGGCGCCGCCCCAGCGGTAGCGAGTTCGTCCCGGAATACCTCACTGCGACGCGGGTTTAA
- a CDS encoding GNAT family N-acetyltransferase: MSQSVPGEELRFVSATHNDPLAQPLLAELADEYAQRYGGTPSTHLSWLPVPEAELAAPDGGLLIGVLDGVPVTGGAFCRYDAQTAELKRIWTDRAYRRRGYARVLLAALEAETAARGYRRLYLITGNRQPEAEALYDATGYIRVPADPLPSWGPFVPIAFEKWLA, encoded by the coding sequence ATGTCCCAGTCAGTCCCCGGCGAAGAGCTCCGGTTCGTGTCGGCCACCCACAACGACCCGCTGGCGCAGCCGCTGCTGGCCGAACTGGCCGACGAGTACGCGCAGCGCTACGGCGGCACGCCGAGCACGCACCTGTCCTGGCTGCCCGTGCCGGAGGCCGAGTTGGCCGCGCCGGACGGCGGGCTGCTGATCGGTGTGCTGGACGGCGTGCCCGTCACCGGCGGCGCGTTTTGCCGTTACGACGCGCAGACCGCCGAGCTCAAACGGATCTGGACCGACCGCGCCTATCGGCGCCGCGGCTACGCGCGGGTCCTGCTCGCGGCCTTGGAGGCCGAGACCGCCGCGCGCGGGTACCGAAGGCTCTACCTGATCACCGGCAACCGGCAACCCGAGGCCGAGGCGCTGTACGACGCGACCGGGTACATCCGGGTGCCGGCCGACCCGCTGCCGTCCTGGGGGCCGTTCGTCCCGATCGCCTTCGAGAAATGGCTGGCATGA
- a CDS encoding ABC transporter permease → MLLTALRDIQWRRRRFIIAAVGTGMVFAMTLILTGLTLGFRVEAQRVVDSIGVDTYLIKTGAVGPFMGSSRFPEAETQAVVRLPGFESAIPVVYGNTILQDRRSPENLNVYGLPEHGLGMPPIAAGRAPSNPDEVAMSNTLGRSIGDDVEVGSQVLRIVGLVDKSTTLAGQPNAFLTVAGAQRLMFSGQPVISAIGLRGKPTQIPDGFRLVDRRAAVDDMVRPLHGARLALSYLTILLWAVAAQIVGSLIYLSALERTRDFAVFKALGVATGSVLAGLILQAVLVASVAAMLGGLLAVLLGPLFPMLVVVTAPAFLSLVATAVVIGLLASLAGLRHAVAVDPVLAFGGS, encoded by the coding sequence TTGCTGCTCACCGCATTGCGGGACATACAGTGGCGACGGCGACGCTTCATCATCGCGGCCGTTGGCACCGGGATGGTATTCGCGATGACGCTCATCCTCACCGGGCTGACGCTCGGGTTCCGGGTCGAGGCCCAACGTGTGGTCGACTCGATCGGGGTTGACACCTACCTCATCAAGACGGGTGCAGTAGGTCCGTTCATGGGTTCATCGAGATTCCCGGAGGCCGAAACGCAGGCGGTCGTCCGGCTCCCGGGCTTCGAATCGGCGATCCCAGTCGTCTACGGCAACACGATCCTGCAAGATCGGCGCTCGCCGGAAAACCTGAACGTCTACGGTCTGCCCGAGCATGGGCTGGGGATGCCCCCCATCGCGGCGGGGCGAGCACCGTCGAATCCCGATGAGGTTGCCATGTCGAACACGCTGGGGCGTTCCATTGGCGACGACGTCGAGGTGGGCTCGCAGGTGCTGCGGATCGTGGGGCTGGTCGACAAGTCGACCACGCTCGCCGGCCAACCCAACGCGTTTCTGACCGTCGCGGGAGCTCAGCGATTGATGTTTTCCGGGCAGCCGGTGATTTCCGCTATCGGCCTGCGCGGCAAGCCCACGCAGATACCGGATGGCTTCCGTCTCGTGGACCGCCGGGCTGCGGTGGATGACATGGTGCGCCCGCTGCACGGGGCTCGCCTGGCCCTGTCGTATCTGACGATTCTGCTGTGGGCGGTGGCGGCACAGATCGTGGGATCGCTGATCTATCTCTCCGCGTTGGAGCGGACCCGCGACTTCGCGGTGTTCAAAGCCCTCGGTGTCGCCACTGGATCGGTGCTCGCCGGGCTCATCCTGCAGGCGGTGCTCGTCGCGTCGGTTGCGGCGATGCTTGGCGGCCTGCTGGCGGTGCTGCTCGGCCCGCTGTTTCCGATGCTCGTGGTGGTGACCGCCCCTGCCTTCCTGTCGTTGGTGGCGACCGCGGTGGTCATCGGGCTGTTGGCGAGCTTGGCGGGGTTGCGGCACGCGGTAGCGGTCGACCCGGTGCTGGCGTTCGGGGGTTCGTAG